Genomic DNA from Dehalococcoidia bacterium:
CCAGCGCGCGGCGTACAACGGGGCCACTGGCTCAATTTCCCTCATTTCTCTGCGTTAGCTCCGATCGGCGGCGTCCGGGTTCTGCCGGCGCTCTGCCGGGCTGTGCGGGATCCCTGCCATGCCGTCGCTCGTCACGCTCGCTTCGGCCCGATCGCTTCACTCCGGCCGCGTTGCGCTCTTTGCAACGCTACTGGTCGTGTTGCTGTTCGCCGGCGTCTCGCGACGGGTCTTCGGCTCAGATCACGCCGTCGCCGCGCGGGTGTCGGCCGCCATCACCCTCGGCGGCCAGCTCGCCTACATCAGCGCGGGCAATGTCTGGGTTCTTCAGTCCGGCGGTGCACCGGTGCAGATCACAAACGACGGCGCCGCGACGCGCGTGCGCTGGTCGCCCGGCGGCTCGCTGCTGCTGGTCGACGAGCGCGATCAGCGGCTCTCGCTTCGGCCGGATGGGAAGCCGTTGCCGCTGGGTCAGGGAGCATGGCTCCCCGATGATTCGGCCCTGGCAACGACCGCCGGCGGCGGTGACCTGCAGTTGCTGGCGCCCGACGGCTCGCTGCTGCAAACGCTCGTGCCGAGCGGCGCACGGGTCTTATTGCAACCCGTGGCCTGGTCGCCCGACGGCGCCACCCTCGCCTTCAACCGCGTGGTGAGCGACGATCGCGGCATTCCCACGCAGCAGGCGGTCTGGCTCGTGGGGCGGGCCGGCGGGCAGGCGCTGGAGTTGCTGCCTCCCACCGATACCTGGCCCGAGGCGCTCGGCTGGTCGCCGGACGGCCGCTGGCTCGCCGTCTTCCGCGGGCCGGCAATGGCCTGTGTCTCGTGTCGCGCCGACGGGCAGGAGCTGGCTGCGGTTGAGCTGGCGACGGGGCGTACGCTGCCGCTCGGCACGGTGGTGCGCAGCGACGGCTACTGCTTCTCTGCCGACGGCAAGGCGCTGATTGCCAGCGCCGGCGCGGGCCGCGAAAGCTATCGCGACAAGCGTCTGCTGCGCCTCGATCTGGCGAGCGGCGCCACCAGCGTGCTGGCAGGCGGTGGCGAGACCGCGGCCATCCAGCCGGCCTGTGCGCCGCGCGGCGAAGCCGTTGCCTATACGCTCGGCCCCGCGCTCGACGGCGCCCCGTTCAGCGGTCTCGACGCGACGCACGGGTATCCGCAGTCGCTGCTCTCCGGCCGCCGCCTGCGTGCCGGCGCCGCCACAGCGGCCGCACCACCGCAAGGCTACGCGCAGGAGGCGCCGCACTGGGCGGGCACCGGCGCCTTGCTGTTCGTGCAGTGGCAGGTCGGCGCGGACGCCGAACCGGAAAATGCTTCGCTCTGGCTCGAAGATACGGTTGGCGGTGAGGCGACGCCGGTCGCCGCGACGCTGGGCACAAGCACGCCGCCCGCGCCATACTTCGGTGACGACGGGCTGGCCGATCTGTTCGACTGGCATCCGTAATCCGCGTCCGAGGCCAAACCCAGCGATGACAGACACGGATTCCGCCCGGCGGGGCGATGCCGCGCCGCTCTGGTGGCGCGGCGGCGTGGTGTACCAGATTTACCCGCGCAGTTTTCAGGACAGCAACGGCGACGGCATCGGCGACCTGCGCGGCATTCTTTCGCGGCTCGACTACCTGAACGATGGCAGCGAGCGTTCGCTCGGCATCGACGCCATCTGGCTTTCGCCCACGTTTCCATCGCCGATGAAGGACTTCGGCTACGACGTTTCCGACTACCGCGGCGTGCATCCCGACTTCGGCGATCTGGCGGCGATGGACGATCTGATCGCCGCCTGCCATCGGCGCGACATCCGCCTGCTGCTGGACTTCGTTCCCAACCACTCGTCGGACCAGCACCCCTGGTTCGTCGAATCACGCTCCGGCCGGCACAACCCGAAACGCGACTGGTATTACTGGCGCGATCCGGCGCCGGGCGGCGGGCCGCCCAACAACTGGGTCAGCGCCTTCGGCGGCGGCGCCTGGCAGTGGGACGCCGCCACGGGCCAGTACTACCTGCATTCCTTCCTGAAGGAGCAGCCGGACCTGAACTGGCGCAATCCGGAGGTCGTGGCCGCGATGCACGACACGCTGCGCTTCTGGCTGCGGCGCGGTATCGACGGCTTTCGCATCGACGTGATGGGCATGGTGCTCAAAGACCCGCGGATGCGTGACAACCCGCCGAATCCCGAGTGGGGGCCCGACGCGGGGATGCCGGAGCGCTTTTCTCAGATCTGGCTGTACAACCGCAACTGGCCGGAGGTGATCGACGCGGTGCGCGGCATCCGCGCCGTGCTGGACGAGTTTCCCGAGCGCATGGCCGTGGGCGAGGTCTTCGGCCCGCCGGAGACGCTCGCCTGGTACCTGGGCGGTGAAGCCTTGGACGGGCTGCACCTGGCCTTCGACTTTCACCTGATCGGCGGCTACGGCACCGGCCACACGCCCTGGAACGCCGCGGCCTTCCGTGAACGGGTCGATGCAGGGCAGGCAGCGCTGCCGGCCGGCGCCGTGCCGGCGTATGTGCTGGGCAACCACGACCAGTCACGGCTTGTCAGTCGCTACGGCCGCGAAGCGGCGCCCCCCGCGGCGATGCTGCTGCTCACGTTGCCGGGGACGCCGTTTGTCTACTACGGCGAAGAGATCGGCATGGCAGACGTGCCGATCGACGAGGCGCAGGCGCGGGATCCAGCGCGGCACCGTGCCATTGGCCGCGACCCGGAGCGCACGCCGATGCAGTGGGACGCGAGCGCGGGCGCCGGCTTCAGCAGCGGCCCGCCCTGGTTGCCGCTGGGCGACCCGTCGGTGAACGTTGCCGCGCAGACGAACGGTGCCGGCTCCCTGCTCAGCCTCTACCGCCGGCTGATCTGGCTGCGCAAGCGCTCAGCGGCCCTACGCGGCGGTTCGTACGCCTCGCTCGCTGAGACACCCGCAGAAGTCTTCGCCTTCGTGCGTGAGGCCGCGCGCCAGCGAGCGCTCGTGGCGATCAATTTTGCGGGTAAGCCGGCCGCGCTTCGGCTATCCGCCGACCTGGCCAATGCGCCGATCGCCTGCTCCACCGTTGCGGGACGGCAGGGCGAGTACCCAGCGGGCGGCCAGCTTGAGCTGGGGCCGCACGAGGGCTGCGTGCTGCTGACTTGACGCTGGCCGGCGGCTTCCGGCTACCATCGTCGGGCCACAGCCGTCGCAGAACCGCCGGCCAGGAGGGAAGCAGATGACCAGCCTGAGAGAGTTGCGCGCCGCGATCCTGGAGAACCGCGCCCAACTGCAGGCCGCGCTGCACGGCGCCGCGGCGCGGTGGGAGACCACGCCGCCGGCAAATAGCGGCGACGAGGCGTGGTCGCCGCGCCAGGTGGCCGAGCACATGATCGGCGCCGAGTGGTACTTCACCAACAACATCGCGCAGGCCTGCGGCGCCCCGGCGATGGAACGCCCGGCGCTCGACGTCAGCTCGCCCGCGGCTGCCGCGGCTACGGTCACCCGCGTCGGCGCCACCTGCGACAACATCCTGCGCCACGTCTCCGAGCAAGATCTGGCGAAGGGTCGCGCGATCGGGCAGTTCGGCACGCAGACGGTTGAGTGGATGCTGGCGACGATGGACGGCCACTCCCGCGACCACCTGCAGCAGCTCAAGGCGGCCGCGTCCGGCTGAGACCCGTGGCACGGTCACCATCTCAGCTCACGCGCTCCGCAAGGACTCACGTAGCCAGGTTGAAAGACCGCGGCGCGGCGGCTCGTCGCGCGAGACAGTGGCGAAGCCGAGCACGAGGCGGAGGAACAACCGCGTGATGCGCGGGCTGCCGGCGGCGCTGGCGATCAGCAGACGTTCCAGCATCGACCCCGGCGGCAAAGCCGAGAAGGCGCTCATGCCGACGAAACGGTGCAGGAAGGTGCGGGCGCGTCGCGTGCGATAGCCATCGCGCTGCTGGGCGGCGCCGCATTCGATACGGTGAAGCATCTCCTCCGCGGCCCACTCGCCGCTGCGCAACGCCCAGGAGATCCCCTGGCCGAACAGGGGATCGGTTTGCAGGCCGGCATCGCCGATCAGCAGCAGCCCCGGCGTCGCGCTCTCTCGCCAGACGTTGCGCAGGCCGCGCACGGCGATCGGCGGCGACGCGATGCGCGCATCCGCCAGCCGCTGGCGGAGCGGCGGAAAGCGACGCAGCGCCGGGATCAGCCGTTCGGACCAGCTGCCCGGCGGCCAGCTCCCGGGCGGCAGCATCACCCCGGCCACGCGCAGACCGCCGTCCGCGGGCAGCAGCGACGCCGAGCGGCCATGCCAGTAGAAGCCCTCCAGTGCAGGTTCTGGCTCTTCCGGGACGCCGGACAGGTAGGCCACGTAGGCGGTGTGTCGGTT
This window encodes:
- a CDS encoding alpha-amylase family glycosyl hydrolase, whose amino-acid sequence is MTDTDSARRGDAAPLWWRGGVVYQIYPRSFQDSNGDGIGDLRGILSRLDYLNDGSERSLGIDAIWLSPTFPSPMKDFGYDVSDYRGVHPDFGDLAAMDDLIAACHRRDIRLLLDFVPNHSSDQHPWFVESRSGRHNPKRDWYYWRDPAPGGGPPNNWVSAFGGGAWQWDAATGQYYLHSFLKEQPDLNWRNPEVVAAMHDTLRFWLRRGIDGFRIDVMGMVLKDPRMRDNPPNPEWGPDAGMPERFSQIWLYNRNWPEVIDAVRGIRAVLDEFPERMAVGEVFGPPETLAWYLGGEALDGLHLAFDFHLIGGYGTGHTPWNAAAFRERVDAGQAALPAGAVPAYVLGNHDQSRLVSRYGREAAPPAAMLLLTLPGTPFVYYGEEIGMADVPIDEAQARDPARHRAIGRDPERTPMQWDASAGAGFSSGPPWLPLGDPSVNVAAQTNGAGSLLSLYRRLIWLRKRSAALRGGSYASLAETPAEVFAFVREAARQRALVAINFAGKPAALRLSADLANAPIACSTVAGRQGEYPAGGQLELGPHEGCVLLT
- a CDS encoding DinB family protein gives rise to the protein MTSLRELRAAILENRAQLQAALHGAAARWETTPPANSGDEAWSPRQVAEHMIGAEWYFTNNIAQACGAPAMERPALDVSSPAAAAATVTRVGATCDNILRHVSEQDLAKGRAIGQFGTQTVEWMLATMDGHSRDHLQQLKAAASG
- a CDS encoding FAD-dependent monooxygenase, whose translation is MSPLGSGSGGASDADVIVVGAGPAGCAAAILLGRRGVRVTLIDRASFPRPKLCTHALMPAGLTVLERLGVLDAVEAAGAQRWYGVRLWLNGVPFAEPLPHARVANPYGLSLRRPALDALLLDAARQTAKVQVLEGVQVARLLHPDGQIGGAVVQARAGGPECAIVAPRVILAGGRHTRLVRGLAVRSYTLPNRHTAYVAYLSGVPEEPEPALEGFYWHGRSASLLPADGGLRVAGVMLPPGSWPPGSWSERLIPALRRFPPLRQRLADARIASPPIAVRGLRNVWRESATPGLLLIGDAGLQTDPLFGQGISWALRSGEWAAEEMLHRIECGAAQQRDGYRTRRARTFLHRFVGMSAFSALPPGSMLERLLIASAAGSPRITRLFLRLVLGFATVSRDEPPRRGLSTWLRESLRSA